A genomic stretch from Anabrus simplex isolate iqAnaSimp1 chromosome 2, ASM4041472v1, whole genome shotgun sequence includes:
- the LOC137498468 gene encoding uncharacterized protein, which produces MTEGGVCTVNYVTTHVGHHCELGHLRLTQQEREQIASKIAVRIPMSTILDEVRSSICDQLERLHLLSQKDLQNIERSFNLNCNIMRHQDDWTSVNAWVHAMQDSDNSCVLFYKPQGEEYRGLNRDDFVLLLMNDAQRGMLEKYGNDCLCMDSTHGLNSYGFELVTVLVLDDLRQGFLCAFMLSNRTDQTVVTLFLNHIFRQTETITPEVFMSDMAEAFYNSWCEVMGPPKKRLFCAWHVDRAWRKNLTKIKTSEKQVEMYKLVRTIMQERDPDTFSILLNEGLKIMNNDPDTAEFGNYFQNSYVSCKELWAYCYRVHTGLNTNMHLERMHGTIRHIYLQGKNVKRLDKALHAIMTFVRDKLIDRLVILHKGKVTSKISHLRHRHKKKTFYVKRCCITKR; this is translated from the coding sequence ATGACAGAAGGTGGCGTGTGCACGGTAAATTACGTAACTACACACGTAGGTCATCACTGTGAATTAGGCCATTTACGTTTGACACAGCAAGAACGAGAACAAATTGCATCAAAAATTGCTGTCCGTATTCCTATGAGCACAATTTTAGATGAAGTTCGAAGTTCCATATGTGACCAACTAGAAAGACTGCACTTACTTTCTCAAAAGGATCTACAGAATATTGAAAGGAGTTTCAATCTAAACTGCAATATAATGCGACATCAGGACGACTGGACAAGTGTGAATGCGTGGGTGCACGCCATGCAGGACTCTGACAATTCTTGTGTGCTATTCTATAAGCCACAAGGCGAAGAATACAGAGGACTTAATAGAGATGATTTCGTCTTATTGCTTATGAACGACGCGCAGAGAGGTATGCTGGAGAAGTATGGAAACGACTGTTTGTGTATGGATAGTACGCATGGTTTGAATAGTTATGGTTTTGAGTTGGTTACAGTACTCGTACTCGATGACCTGAGACAAGGATTTCTCTGCGCATTTATGCTTTCTAACAGAACAGATCAAACTGTGGTGACACTGTTTTTAAATCACATTTTCCGGCAAACAGAAACAATTACGCCAGAAGTGTTTATGTCCGATATGGCTGAAGCTTTCTACAATTCTTGGTGTGAAGTTATGGGGCCTCCCAAGAAAAGATTGTTTTGTGCCTGGCATGTAGACAGGGCATGGCGCAAAAACCTCACAAAAATAAAGACAAGTGAAAAGCAGGTAGAAATGTACAAACTTGTCCGAACGATAATGCAGGAAAGGGACCCTGACACATTTTCAATTCTTTTAAATGAAGGACTGAAAATTATGAATAATGATCCTGACACTGCCGAATTCGGTAATTATTTTCAGAATTCCTATGTTTCCTGTAAAGAGTTGTGGGCTTACTGCTACAGAGTACACACAGGGTTAAATACAAATATGCATCTCGAAAGAATGCACGGAACAATAAGGCACATCTATCTCCAAGGAAAAAATGTGAAGCGTTTAGACAAAGCTTTGCATGCCATTATGACATTCGTCCGAGATAAACTGATTGATCGCTTAGTGATTCTCCATAAAGGGAAAGTAACGTCAAAAATATCACATCTGAGACACCGACACAAAAAAAAGACTTTCTATGTCAAGCGATGTTGTATTACCAAACGGTGA